The genomic region AGGGGTGAAACAGCCCCTGATGCTACTTGACAGTCCCTCATCTGGTAATACATACAAAGGACCCTTGATATGGGCTTTCtggatttctaaagaagatacagtatgtaaaaattaaaagataaaacagactaaagaaaaaaaaaacagactataAAGAAACAGTTTGTGGAAGACAGAGATTATACTGTCAAACCCGTAAGAACAACTAATGGGAGACGTCTTAACATCAGACAAAACATATGACCCATGCAGCCTTATCAACCTCTACCCTGACCAAAATTTACTCTTTCAGCAGAACCAAAGCCACAGATACACCCGTGTCCTTCCTGCTCTCTGGTCTTCTCCAGTCAGAAATTCCTCACTCAACACATGGGATGCAGTCACCCCCCTCAGATTCTCCCAGGAACATCTACAAGAAAACAGCTCCAATCAGAGGATTCCTGCCCAGAGGATCCAAGTCAGCAGCAGCaacatactgatacacacaactgggatgacaaagctgaaggtcaaGAGGTCAAAGAAAAGTCCAGCCTTTTGCTTAAAAGGACCAGGCAGAGGAAGATTTCAAGGGCCTTTTTCAAACCTTGTAAAGGACACATGGGAAgctctagtgagcaagagagaatgatacAGGAAGTGCCCAGCACAGGCCAGGAAGTAAATTCAGTGGACACAGGCAAAGTATCTATGGGAGTAGGAATGTCAAGAATTGTAGCTGTCAAGTATAGAGAGTGTGGGCAAGACTTTGAAGATAAGTCACATATTCTCAGACAACACAGGACACACTCagaggagaagccctatgtttgcagggagtgtgagcgaggctttgcaGAGAAGTCAGATCTCCTcaaacaccagaggacacactcaggggagaaaccctatgtttgcagggagtgtgagcgaggctttgcacagaagtcacatcttctcatacaccagaggacacactcaggggagaaaccctatgtttgcggGGTGTGTGAGCGTTGCTTCGAAcggaagtcacatctcctcagacaccaaagGACACACTCAggtgagaaaccctatgtttgcggGGTGTGTGAGCGTGGCTTTGCACAGAAGTCATATCTCTttagacaccagaggacacactcaggggagaaaccctatgtttgcagggagtgtgaacgaggctttaCACGGAAGTcagatctcctcagacaccagaggacacacacaggggagaaaccctatgtttgcagggagtgtgagcgaggctttgcaGAGAAGTCACATCTtctcatacaccagaggacacactcaggggagaaaccctatgtttgtgGGGTGTGTGAGCGTTGCTTCGAAcggaagtcacatctcctcagacaccaaagGACACACTCAggtgagaaaccctatgtttgcggGGTGTGTGAGCGTGGCTTTGCACAGAAGTCATATCTCTttagacaccagaggacacactcagaaggagaaaccctatgtttgcaaaGGAGTGTGAACGAGGCGTTTACACGGAAGTCAGATCTCTCAGACACCAGAGGGACCACACACAGGGGAGAACCCTAATGTTTGGCGGAGTGTGCAAGTGTGGCTTTTTGCAGGAAGTCAGATCTCTTCaaacaccagaggacacattTCAGGGGAGAAAACCCTATGGTTGCAGGGTGCTGGCAAGCGTGGCCTTTGCACGGAAGTCACAATCTCCTCAGGACACCAGAGGACCACACACAGGGGAGAACGACCCTACTGTATTGCTCAGGGTGTGCAAGCATGGCTTTGCAcggaagtcacatctcctcatacaccagaggacacacacaggggagaaaccctatgtttgcagggagtgtgaacgaggctttaCACGGAAGTCACATCTTCTCATACACCAAAGGACACACTCAggtgagaaaccctatgtttgtgAGGTGTGTGAGCATTGCTTTGCATgcaagtcacatctcctcagacaccaaaggacacactcaggggagaaaccctatgtttgcagggagtgtgagcgaggctttgcaGAGAAGTCACATCTTCTCATACACCAAAGGACACACTCAggtgagaaaccctatgtttgtgGGGTGTGTGAGCGTGGCTTTGCACAGAAGTCATATCTCTttagacaccagaggacacattcaggggaaaaaccctatgtttgcagggagtgtgaacgaggctttaCACGGAAGTCAggtctcctcagacaccagaggacacacacaggggagaaaccctatgtttgcagagTGTGCAAGCGTGGCTTTGCATGGAAGTCAGATCTCTTCAAACACCAAAggacacattcaggggagaaaccctatgtttgcagggtgtgCAAGCGTGGCTTTGCAtggaagtcacatctcctcatacaccagaggacacacacaggggagaaaccctatgtttgcagggagtatGAGCGAGGCTTTCTATGGAAGTcagatctcctcagacaccagaggacacacacaggggagaagccctatgtttgcagggtgtgTGAGCGTGGCTTTGCATGGAAGTCATATCTCATcgtacaccagaggacacactcaggggagaaaccctatgtttgcagggagtgtgagcgaggctttgcaCAGAAGTCACAACTCTtcagacaccagagaacacactcaagggagaagccctatgtttgcagggagtgtgaccAAGGCTTTGCACGGAAGTCTCATCTCACACACCTGAAGACACACTCAGGGCAGAAGCCCTATGTGTGTagggagtgtgagcaaggctttgCAAGGAAATTCTAGCTCAGACACCAGAGAATACACTCAGGGTTGAAGccttatgtttgcagggagtgcaAGCAAGGCTTAACATAGAAGGTAAATCTTATACACtagaggacacactcaggtgagaagccctatgtttgcagggtgtgtgagtgtgtctctACACTGAAGGCACATTTCCTCAGTCACCAGAGAacacattcaggggagaagcCTTATGTTTGCATAGAGGGTAGTAAGTTATTAGCATAAAATTGCATCTCCACAGCCATAGCTATTACATGGGTCATATCCCAGCTCTGAGGGGACTTCAGAAGGAGTTTACTGACCCCTTCCCTCGCAAGAGTAATTTGTACAGATGTAACTGGTTAAACAAATTCTTTGCTTTCACAATAAGAGATGAGCTATACAAACGGTTCCTTAAGTGCTATGGGAATGTCAACACCAATCCTCCATGGTCTCTTGGCCtcctgttctaataaatcttaTCACCATAACACTATGaagaccgcctgacctgtggtgcgcagtggataaagctttgacctggaacgctgaggtcgctggttcaaaaccctgggcttgcctggtcaaggcacatatgggagttgatggtttctgctcctcccttctctctctctcctctctaaaatgaataaagtttaaaaaaaaaactctgaagaCCACATACCTCATTACCCCCTGTCACTGAAGCCAGATAGTTCCAAGAGAGCCACAGAGAACTCACACTCATGCACAGAAACTCAACCCTTGGAAATGTGAAAGTCTGGAGTCAATCTACTTTGCTTACTGCCCAGGGGGAGGGATTTGAGACAGACTCACCAGGAAAGGAATTTCCTTGATTCCCAGGAAGTGGAGCCTTTTTTTCTAGTAGGCTCACAACCCTCCTTCCTGGGCTTCTCTTGGCTCCTGTCATATTTCCTCtgacctctgtgtctcagtggtGCAAACCAGGGAAGaacatgtatgtgtgcatgtctgtgtaccTGGCTCAGTCTGGGCATCTGGTCTCCCTCACCTCACTGGCCTCTACAGGATGAGAATCTCATGGTGCATACTACATGGACTCTGGATCATTCAATAGTtgctttgaatctcagctctgccctcaccaGCTGTGCAACCTAAGGCAAGATTCtcaacttccatttttctttattttattctataaaatgagAGTGGTTCCTGacaagcagtggagcagtgaataaagcactaaactgggacacaggacccagattcaaaaccccaagcttgccagcttgattgAGCATGAGGTTGCAGGCTTCattgtggaatcatagacatgaccccatgattgctggtttgagcccaaggttgctggattgaattcctggtcaaggcacatatgagagcaatcaatgaacaactaaggagcccaaataaagaattgatgcttctcatctttctcccttcctgtctttccctatctgtccctctttcagtctcatgaaaaaaaaaagaaagaaagaaaaaattgtttcTCTCCACTATATAAAaatgccctcttgatgttccgcttatctgtcataCCTTATCcatactggactattgcccctgagacaggaaTTTCAAGAAGCTGACAAggcgccccaaggaggggctcctgaCATaccaggacctttttttttttttttttggtatttttctgaagctggaaacagggagagacagtcagacagacttccgcatgcgcccgaccaggatccacccggcacgaccaccaggggcgaccctctGCACACCAGAAAGCGATGCTTTGCCcttttggggcatcactctgccatgaccagagccactctagtgcctggggcaggggccaaggagccatccccagcgcccgggccatccctgctccactggagccttggctgtgggagaagaatggagagacagagaggaaggaggggagggggttgcagaagcaaatgggcgcctctcctatgtgccctggcttagaattgaacccgggtcccctccACGCCggggcgacactctaccactgagccaaccagccagggcccataccaggacttttgattcaacacccacatgctcaaagctccccaaggaggagcattccagacataccagaacttttgccttagtatcccctcaggctctcctaaAAACTATATATCTCACCCCTAGTTTGTagctggtgctcttctccctggagaagtgcccagcagggttcctttcttccgttcaataaagcctgttactctggtcttccggactcccatggattccaccATTTGGTGCCtgaacccgggacagggtactaactgcctggacgacccctctttgccgtccaaacttaaaccagggaagcaatgggcagcggcagcttgtcccaggcttactccctgattctatttggacgtgtaattgtaagGTCGATTGGCCGGTAGTCTAGCCCTgttctgaacccctgctggatcagaaaggtaaaaatgttctcccttcccttttcccggttggcctccaaatttctctccaaaacaccccttcctggatggacggttttgacttcggaccccatatctacgggtggtctgcctctactcctttatggacttatACGAAAATCTAGGCGCGCCTAGCCAGGCCTCTCTACTACGTCCGGGGATCTTGGCCTTGGGGTGACGAACTCCTATCTGAGTCTctctttctacggagattttTTCCTCTCAGaaatgtgactgaaggcagggaccccccttctctcaccagtctcctcaaCTGTGGGCTTCTCTTAGTCCAAAccgtccagccaggctcccctcggaacatgggcccctcccaatctcaggcctcagagactcttcctctactccttcaggactcaccctactctctgagtttcacagtttgggaggtttctactccaagCAGCTAGTTTCTACAGACTTCCTTAAAAGTCTAAGAATCTTGCCAGGTTGCTTTCTaataccattacaatatcctgagagatcttgacaatttctgccacccgacggggagggcatcagagattccttacgtgTGCAGgcctttcttcccccttctctccagtctttaatttctgtactgcttgttctacacacaggctggttttggccaaagaaacctcacctaaaacttcTGCTCCTAATATTATcttctctgcggactcccaaatctctccttctcctgcctgacccccgagtgcacccctctcttgggacccctctctaaTTCCTCTACAAATCTCTTTTGCTCTAGTCTCTTCCCTCCtagagccccctcccttctccactgtgttcttcattccCACCCCCTACTTAGAAACTGTGGCTCTGGCTGAggtgcctgtctctcttctttggcccctccccactggctttgctgtattttacccatttccctctccccaccagctTCTGCTACAGCTGTGCCCTTCTTCCCCTcgtcctgcagattctgaccctccttttccatccagctgctcacactgtccatccgtctgccttctctcttcctcccctctatgctggcaactccctgccatctcaaaaaacttaaaaaagcagaattgtatattaagctatgtaagtaatccgtcttttctctttgtttttcagaaaatatctctagtataattttaattgaaacaagtaaagcatgctcatttaaattccttaattcataacttttatgtaaagtctttgtttattgtgtaactgtgtctgtttctaaggctttaaaccaataattacctgcctctAAACCAGGCTCACTCATCTCCaaagactctccctgcaatagcCCCAACCTTGCTGTCCAAAAACCTTCAGGGAATTATCGCCTCCTACAAGACTTAAGCCTAATCAGTGAGGCAATAGTTCCCCTCCattcagtagtccctaatctctacaagttattgTCACACAtttcctcaaacaccactcacttcaggattgtagacctcaagaatgtcttctttaccattcctctacccCCTGActctttactttctgtttacctttacttggactgtcttaccctaggggataaaaaacaacccacacctgtttgggcaggcactagctcaggatgtAGCATCATGCAATCtcaaactagtactctcttacaatatgtagtactctcctactcctctgcagcccctccctgcctgcttcaaGGAAACACAcatccacccttcttaacttcctcactgtgaagggaaATCgtatcttctctgctaaggctcaacttcactctaagtctgtagtctatctgggcattgccttaacccccaccacctgaagtctcaccctaaatcTATCTCAGAACCTCCACAATCttcaaccacctaccaccgcaaatcaaatatTCTCTGTCCTTGGCCTAATAGGCttttttagacactggattcccaagtttgctctcttagtcaagcccctcagtgagatcttctgagcatggcttttaaggtctataataaccaAGGAAGtaccagaaaaggaaaatatggccctaaagaagtcaggaaataccagcttttggcatatgctcttaaaggcttcagaagccctaaagggcttcataggatatCATCAGGGCCCtcctccagagtggaaagaaaggtcattgaactgaagcctgccaggcttcctagCCCCACCTATAGACACGTCTTTCTGTGGAAAAGGGGatacgagaaggtaagctgctcccttgCTCCATGGAAGGAGGGTTTGGTCTCTTCTGGCCCTGCTCCAGCTATCTGTgatctgaccttgcccagcatgctgggaattgccactgaaggcccaaggacatcattcaggaACCTAAAGTATTTCTTCTAAATAGcaggtaaactaatctcatttcttgtaaacacaaaggCCATCTACACTGCCTtacttgaatatttgagttttatttatcctccaaagatctctactgtgggtattgacagtttgattttgttgctatatttaatgtatagtatatcCTTTAtacctcttgtctcaatgccccattcctatggtgggctgggacctgctgctaattcctgCTAGAAGCAGTGATCAATAGGACCTAAACTCTAATGCAAAATATAGAACTGTaatcaccctttccctaagtacttgcaggatttatagtttatagcaaactgttcaaagactgtccaagaggcgcttccagcagtacatcacccaaggactgactttcacgtggacaggtccacacaccgtggtcctgacaactcccactgctgctaagggtgactctttcatccaccctgaccatctagagctcagaaacagagaaacaaaattgaCCCCTTGTCTCTGTTCATGTCTCAAcctgcctcaccaaatcaggGGTTTTCTACTCATATGGGATCAACACCTATATATGTCTCCTTACTAATcgaacagaaacctgtaccctaatctatctcaccccaaatataaACCTAATCCTACCCCATGAGCCTTTTTTAATTCCTAGTACATTAGTCATGAATCTAAGAACCATGCAAGCTGTagaggtaatccctcttcttgttgctttaaaaatctctACAAAAATAGATCTGGGGGCAGGGGGACTAGCCACAtacctgtcttattcctattctctctctctctctctctctctctctctctttctagccCAGCGAATTTGTATATATGGAATTGTAAGGACCAAGGAAAGTtcaaattgttagattcaggaaagtgtgctgggattgccagagtgtagaagcagagacagggaggtaaggatagggaccctgtaaggctgagaacaaaggaagacaaacgtttgcattccattggtcacagacccttatcagaagtttatgtttgaaattcgccaatgagctagacccagcccctgttgctatgctgtgtatGACCCCCTTAGTGAATAGGTAActaccacatctgcttctgttaatgcttgcttacttaggatatataaagacctagctgtaagcgccaggggcGATTCCCGTTTGTAGCTGCTTGTGGGTACGTTGTTTCCGGACACCTGGGAAttcacccctgcacaggttaaactggccaataaagaaacatctatactcctgaaagtctccgacatctgtTCTCAAACCCAGTGCATGCTACATCCTGGGGGCTTGTCCAGGATCTCCCTCGGTGGAGTTTTTGGGTCGGAGACCGGAGGAACAGCTCGGGCTGAGTAAGTATTtactgaggatcctcatttggtgtgGCTCTTAGGCTCTGGAGCgtataaacctgaggtagtaggtgggatgcCACTGGTAACttcccagggctttcagaagcgggacgcCACTTTCTGAAAGGATTTGTTAACTCTAGGATTTAATTCTAGGAGTGactggtcacattaggaatttTTGCGCCGTGCTGcactgcgttttgtctgagctcgaatgactgagttgagtgtgataCAATTTGCTACTCTTATTGGATTGACTCTTGGTGCTGGGGTT from Saccopteryx bilineata isolate mSacBil1 unplaced genomic scaffold, mSacBil1_pri_phased_curated manual_scaffold_29, whole genome shotgun sequence harbors:
- the LOC136318302 gene encoding zinc finger protein 436-like; protein product: MFGGVCKCGFLQEVRSLQTPEDTFQGRKPYGCRVLASVAFARKSQSPQDTRGPHTGENDPTVLLRVCKHGFARKSHLLIHQRTHTGEKPYVCRECERGFTRKSHLLIHQRTHSGEKPYVCEVCEHCFACKSHLLRHQRTHSGEKPYVCRECERGFAEKSHLLIHQRTHSGEKPYVCGVCERGFAQKSYLFRHQRTHSGEKPYVCRECERGFTRKSGLLRHQRTHTGEKPYVCRVCKRGFAWKSDLFKHQRTHSGEKPYVCRVCKRGFAWKSHLLIHQRTHTGEKPYVCREYERGFLWKSDLLRHQRTHTGEKPYVCRVCERGFAWKSYLIVHQRTHSGEKPYVCRECERGFAQKSQLFRHQRTHSREKPYVCRECDQGFARKSHLTHLKTHSGQKPYAEPDSSRQDVNGLSSPPHTRGGALYGAGEAAAISPPLAGAAAIFPSSAGGVAVLLSAEDPEAEENRRLVNIAFVTQAASDIRKKLQKLEGFERKNRNCPYPLMGRDLLQKLQAMVTFKQGDSSSQEEGKKVSLEVTVPLSEEYLMAALQEGKNKATGVREKVPGVWAETNPPGLAAHQPPVIVQLLSTASPVWYVDDLLITVAEEEQCSTATLDLLQDLQQMGYRVSAKKAQIVTQTTLSILLKKSRKESN